Proteins co-encoded in one Meiothermus sp. genomic window:
- a CDS encoding DUF4382 domain-containing protein — MTADLSSNSLAQGISSLDPLGRPQTDLSQMAKVVVNLKCIELVGEGGRVAELEPNTELGDSDGDGNPDIDLMALSGKATTIVKGTVPAGVYTQFRLFSPAESGADAQSVYLVMKDGTKVPLRIPSGQQTGLKLVIQGGFNVQADATTTLTLAFDLGHSLVQTGNDRYMLKPVVKASGDVTSGAVSGKVTFKGGRAAQDAGVEAKSADNTYTTQTNALGLYSFAAVAAPATYEFTFRLQTPENVVYLTKKTASVLANTVTTVDAEFEPTGGITVSLKSATAPSNVTVEIKDASNATVASSSQADASGKYVFSTLPPGTYGVSVSATVGSVAVSGQAAGVLVEDFKMSSVEVELK, encoded by the coding sequence ATGACCGCCGATCTATCGAGCAATTCGCTGGCCCAAGGGATTTCTTCCCTCGACCCGCTGGGCCGACCCCAAACCGACCTCTCGCAGATGGCCAAAGTGGTGGTCAACCTGAAGTGCATTGAGCTGGTGGGTGAAGGTGGCCGGGTGGCTGAGCTGGAGCCCAACACCGAGCTGGGCGATAGCGACGGTGACGGTAATCCCGACATTGACCTGATGGCCCTGTCGGGTAAGGCCACAACCATTGTCAAGGGCACGGTGCCGGCAGGAGTCTATACCCAGTTCCGCCTGTTTTCACCTGCCGAGTCGGGCGCCGATGCCCAATCGGTTTATCTGGTGATGAAGGACGGTACCAAAGTGCCGTTGCGCATACCCAGCGGCCAGCAGACCGGTCTCAAGCTGGTCATCCAGGGCGGGTTTAATGTGCAGGCAGACGCCACCACCACCCTGACACTGGCGTTTGACCTGGGCCACTCACTGGTACAGACCGGCAATGACCGCTACATGCTCAAGCCGGTGGTCAAGGCCAGCGGCGATGTGACCTCCGGGGCTGTGAGCGGCAAGGTCACCTTCAAAGGAGGCCGTGCAGCGCAGGACGCCGGTGTGGAGGCCAAATCTGCCGACAACACCTACACCACCCAGACCAACGCCCTGGGCTTGTACAGCTTCGCAGCGGTGGCTGCACCTGCTACCTACGAGTTCACTTTCCGCCTCCAGACCCCCGAGAACGTGGTCTACCTAACTAAGAAAACCGCCAGTGTCCTTGCGAATACCGTCACCACCGTTGATGCCGAGTTTGAGCCCACCGGTGGAATCACGGTTTCGCTCAAATCGGCAACAGCTCCCAGCAATGTGACGGTGGAAATCAAGGATGCCAGTAATGCTACGGTGGCCTCGAGCTCCCAGGCCGATGCCAGCGGCAAGTATGTATTCAGCACCCTTCCGCCTGGCACCTACGGTGTGAGCGTCAGCGCCACCGTGGGCAGCGTCGCGGTAAGCGGGCAGGCCGCGGGTGTGCTGGTGGAAGACTTCAAGATGTCCAGCGTTGAAGTAGAACTTAAGTAA
- the alr gene encoding alanine racemase yields the protein MRPAWLEVNFDALAHNYNLLRSRAGNTQVIGVVKANAYGHGAVEVGKELLRLGAWGLAVATTDEARELRRAGIVARILLMGSLHPQQAREVVELDLIPSISTLESAEALNALGKPVTVHLEFDTGMGRVGFQPEEAPQVKEHFARYDNLLIQGIYSHFADAEEDVLWTKEQIASFKQVQQVFGPGYFYHLCNTAGTFNFGEYGLSAVRPGIGLYGLLPHLGLKPIARLLAKPTQVKELPPGRRIGYSGLYTTQGREWIATLPVGYADGIPRLVFNRATVRYYPDDQPCTCPVVGRISMDQITVKLPGPVGLEQVFEVVTPDFDPTSSLWGWAELTGTVSYEPAVRLAARLPRVYLRDGVEVARAG from the coding sequence ATGCGTCCTGCTTGGTTGGAAGTGAATTTCGATGCTTTAGCCCACAACTACAACCTGCTGCGCTCCAGAGCCGGAAATACCCAGGTGATTGGCGTGGTCAAGGCCAACGCCTATGGGCATGGGGCGGTGGAGGTGGGCAAGGAACTGCTGCGCCTAGGGGCCTGGGGCCTGGCGGTAGCCACCACCGACGAAGCCCGCGAGCTGCGCAGGGCCGGCATTGTGGCCCGTATCTTGCTGATGGGGAGTCTGCACCCCCAGCAGGCCCGGGAGGTGGTTGAGCTGGATCTGATCCCTTCCATCTCGACCCTCGAGAGCGCCGAGGCCCTCAACGCCCTGGGCAAGCCGGTGACGGTGCACCTCGAGTTCGACACCGGTATGGGCCGGGTGGGCTTTCAGCCCGAGGAAGCTCCACAGGTCAAAGAACACTTTGCCCGCTATGACAACCTGCTCATCCAGGGCATCTACTCCCACTTTGCCGATGCTGAGGAGGATGTGCTCTGGACCAAAGAGCAAATTGCCAGTTTCAAGCAGGTGCAGCAGGTGTTTGGGCCGGGCTACTTTTACCATCTGTGCAACACCGCCGGAACTTTTAATTTTGGCGAATACGGCCTGAGTGCGGTGCGTCCGGGTATCGGCCTGTATGGCTTGCTGCCCCACCTGGGCCTGAAGCCCATCGCCCGCCTGCTGGCCAAACCCACCCAGGTCAAAGAGCTGCCACCCGGGCGCAGAATCGGCTACAGCGGCCTCTACACCACCCAGGGCCGGGAATGGATCGCCACCCTGCCGGTGGGCTACGCCGATGGCATCCCCCGCCTGGTCTTCAACCGGGCAACGGTTCGGTATTACCCGGATGACCAGCCCTGCACCTGCCCGGTGGTGGGCCGGATCTCGATGGATCAGATCACCGTGAAGCTTCCGGGGCCGGTGGGCCTGGAGCAGGTCTTTGAGGTGGTCACCCCCGACTTCGACCCCACCAGCAGCCTGTGGGGCTGGGCCGAGCTGACCGGAACCGTCAGCTACGAGCCGGCGGTGCGGCTTGCGGCCCGCCTGCCCAGGGTGTACCTGCGGGATGGGGTCGAGGTGGCGCGGGCGGGATAG
- a CDS encoding DUF3208 domain-containing protein: MKAIKLFQGYLWHPKELSFDPREAIPRQLGEVHVLIDKVRAPMTFFEDGTPTETQQFYQVTLLVRTEQEPQDLKPLALWVSQALKPYLEATPKEVGWQLLEDLRQV; the protein is encoded by the coding sequence ATGAAGGCCATCAAGCTGTTTCAGGGGTATCTGTGGCACCCCAAAGAACTTTCCTTTGACCCCCGCGAGGCGATTCCCCGCCAACTGGGGGAAGTGCACGTGCTGATAGACAAAGTGCGGGCCCCCATGACCTTTTTCGAGGACGGCACCCCCACCGAGACCCAGCAGTTTTACCAGGTGACCCTGCTGGTGCGCACCGAGCAGGAACCACAAGACCTGAAGCCGCTGGCGCTGTGGGTGAGCCAGGCGCTAAAGCCCTACCTCGAGGCCACCCCCAAGGAGGTGGGCTGGCAACTGCTGGAAGACCTGCGGCAGGTTTGA
- a CDS encoding GNAT family N-acetyltransferase has translation MWHDSPTLEGRYIRLEPLGLEHAPALLEHFDAEMVQYLSNAPREPSLEAMQNYIRTLLAARDRVNWAIVDKASGQVAGRTGYVRVNPEYRGLETTTWIFTPFQGGYANPESKYLLLCRAFEDLKAIRVQFRADARNTRSCKAIEKLGATFEGILRKDQIYPNGTIRNTAVYSIIDDEWPQVKKALEARLYR, from the coding sequence ATGTGGCACGATAGCCCAACCCTGGAGGGTCGTTATATCCGGCTGGAGCCTTTGGGCCTGGAGCACGCACCGGCTTTGCTCGAGCACTTCGACGCCGAGATGGTACAGTACCTGAGCAACGCACCCAGGGAGCCCTCCCTGGAAGCCATGCAAAACTACATCCGCACCTTACTTGCAGCCAGAGATCGGGTTAACTGGGCCATCGTCGACAAGGCCAGCGGCCAGGTGGCCGGACGCACCGGTTATGTGCGGGTCAACCCGGAGTACCGCGGTTTAGAGACCACCACCTGGATTTTTACCCCTTTTCAGGGCGGCTATGCCAACCCCGAGAGCAAGTACCTGCTTTTGTGCAGGGCTTTCGAGGATCTGAAGGCCATCCGGGTGCAGTTTCGGGCCGACGCGCGCAACACCCGTAGCTGCAAGGCCATCGAGAAGCTAGGGGCTACCTTTGAGGGCATCCTGCGTAAGGATCAGATTTACCCCAACGGCACCATCCGCAACACCGCGGTGTACTCGATTATCGACGACGAGTGGCCCCAGGTGAAAAAAGCGCTCGAGGCCCGGCTGTATCGCTAG
- a CDS encoding molybdenum cofactor biosynthesis protein B, which translates to MIRVGILTISDRGARGEIEDRTYAVLRESLTPGPYEIANYEIIPDEPAQIKRVLRLWADRDGLDVILTVGSIRLSNRDHVPEATREMLEKEAPGIAELIRIETYKKNPLAALSRGVAGVRGKTLIVNLPGGPQGSKDSIEVLLPLIPEAVQRISGRPVAQLADDFSFD; encoded by the coding sequence ATGATTCGAGTCGGCATCCTAACCATTTCCGACCGGGGGGCTCGAGGCGAAATTGAAGATCGCACCTACGCCGTTTTGCGCGAGAGCCTGACCCCGGGGCCCTACGAGATTGCTAATTACGAGATTATTCCCGATGAACCCGCCCAGATTAAGCGTGTTCTGCGGCTTTGGGCCGACCGCGACGGCCTCGATGTGATTCTGACTGTGGGTAGCATCCGCCTGAGCAACCGCGACCACGTGCCCGAAGCCACCCGCGAGATGCTGGAGAAGGAAGCACCCGGAATAGCAGAACTTATTCGCATCGAAACCTATAAGAAAAACCCTTTGGCGGCCCTGTCCCGTGGCGTTGCAGGGGTGCGGGGCAAGACCCTTATTGTCAACCTGCCAGGCGGGCCGCAGGGCAGCAAGGACTCCATCGAGGTGCTTTTACCACTTATCCCCGAGGCCGTGCAACGTATCTCGGGGCGTCCTGTGGCTCAGTTGGCCGACGATTTTTCCTTCGACTAA
- a CDS encoding type IV pilus twitching motility protein PilT: MHFEEMLILLVHKGASDIHLHAGMPVLARIGDELKTVSQSVITPEFTASLVEKLCTPQQKARLRAYRQVDVAYSLPGLTRLRVNLFYQRGSISAVLHTLSSEDTDLSKVNLRPEHLEFFRDQRRGLVLVTGPIGAGKSTTLAKLVDEINTHHTRIIVTVEDPIEYLHRPKRSAVIQREIGSDAISYEKALLAAMRQNADVIVIGEIRDSATAAAVLNAVYTGHLVLSTFVSSDSVGVLNRMLELFSQVERNINRVLLAESLLGIIHQRLVPATNGQRVPITEVITMTPRIREALKQPGQTDRLREVLREQGLEGYQSFDQNLLALYYQGLVDYQTARLHAQNPTQFELAVLRQSSGQGSDELA, from the coding sequence ATGCATTTTGAAGAAATGCTTATTTTGCTGGTACATAAAGGTGCTTCGGATATTCATCTTCACGCTGGTATGCCGGTGCTGGCCCGCATCGGAGACGAACTCAAAACTGTTAGTCAGAGTGTCATCACCCCCGAGTTTACGGCCAGTCTGGTCGAGAAGCTCTGTACCCCTCAACAAAAAGCCCGCCTACGCGCCTATCGCCAGGTGGATGTGGCCTATAGCCTGCCGGGCCTGACCCGCTTGCGGGTGAACCTGTTCTATCAGCGGGGTTCTATCAGCGCTGTACTGCACACCCTGAGCAGCGAGGATACCGACCTCAGCAAGGTTAATCTGCGCCCGGAGCACCTCGAGTTCTTCCGCGATCAGCGGCGGGGTCTGGTGCTGGTGACGGGGCCGATAGGTGCTGGAAAATCTACCACCTTGGCCAAACTGGTAGATGAGATTAACACCCACCACACCCGCATTATTGTCACAGTAGAAGATCCCATCGAGTACCTGCACCGCCCCAAGCGCTCGGCGGTCATCCAGCGCGAAATTGGCTCCGATGCGATCTCCTACGAGAAGGCCTTGCTGGCTGCCATGCGCCAGAATGCCGATGTGATCGTGATTGGTGAAATCCGGGACTCCGCTACCGCCGCGGCGGTGCTCAATGCGGTGTATACCGGCCATCTGGTGCTCTCGACTTTTGTCTCCAGCGATAGTGTCGGGGTGCTGAACCGGATGCTCGAGCTTTTCAGCCAGGTTGAGCGCAACATTAACCGGGTGCTGCTGGCCGAAAGCCTTTTGGGTATCATCCACCAGCGCCTGGTGCCCGCCACCAACGGCCAGCGGGTTCCCATTACCGAGGTCATCACTATGACCCCCCGCATTCGCGAGGCCCTCAAGCAGCCCGGCCAGACCGATCGCCTGCGCGAGGTGCTGCGCGAACAGGGCCTCGAGGGCTACCAGAGCTTCGATCAAAACCTGCTGGCGCTGTACTACCAGGGCCTGGTGGACTACCAGACTGCCCGCCTGCACGCCCAGAATCCCACCCAGTTTGAACTGGCTGTCCTGCGGCAGTCGAGCGGTCAGGGTTCGGATGAGCTTGCTTAA
- the deoD gene encoding purine-nucleoside phosphorylase, producing the protein MTPHISAPPGAIAEAILLPGDPLRAKHIAENFLENPVLYNQVRNMFGYTGTYKGKRVSVQGTGMGIPSASIYIHELVQFYGCKTLIRVGTAGAITERLKLRDLVIAQAACTDSSINNLRFGGQNYAPIATFDLMRRAYEQAQSRGMPVHVGNVLSTDTFYHDQPDPYQLWAQFGVLAVEMEAAGLYTLAAKFGVQALCIVTISDHLITREKTTPQERQETFNQMVEVALETI; encoded by the coding sequence ATGACGCCGCATATCTCCGCTCCACCGGGTGCTATTGCTGAAGCCATCCTGCTCCCCGGCGACCCTCTGCGGGCCAAGCACATTGCCGAGAACTTTCTGGAAAACCCGGTGCTGTACAACCAGGTTCGCAACATGTTTGGCTACACCGGCACCTACAAAGGCAAACGGGTAAGCGTGCAGGGCACCGGGATGGGGATCCCCTCGGCCAGCATCTATATTCACGAATTGGTTCAGTTTTATGGCTGCAAGACCCTGATTCGGGTAGGCACCGCTGGGGCCATTACCGAACGCCTGAAGCTGCGCGATCTGGTTATTGCCCAGGCCGCCTGCACCGACTCCTCTATCAACAACCTGCGCTTTGGCGGCCAGAACTATGCGCCCATCGCCACCTTCGACCTGATGCGCCGGGCCTACGAGCAGGCCCAGTCCAGGGGCATGCCGGTGCACGTGGGCAACGTGCTTTCCACCGACACCTTCTACCACGACCAGCCCGACCCCTATCAGCTATGGGCCCAGTTTGGGGTGCTGGCGGTTGAGATGGAGGCTGCGGGACTCTACACGCTGGCGGCCAAGTTTGGGGTGCAGGCCTTGTGTATCGTTACCATCAGCGACCACCTGATTACCCGCGAGAAGACCACCCCCCAGGAGCGGCAGGAGACCTTCAATCAGATGGTCGAGGTCGCGCTCGAGACCATCTGA
- the argF gene encoding ornithine carbamoyltransferase: MAEVIEPLTSLKGRDFLSNLDLSPAEYRAVLDTAHAMKRGAYRGLRPLEGQTLAMIFEKPSLRTRTTFEVAMNQLGGHAVNLTNAEIGLGTREPVRDIALNLERWVEGIMARVYLHSTLEELARYSSKPVINGLSDLLHPVQLLADYQTIEETFPDTRGIKVAYIGDGNNMANAHIQCAVLSGVKLTIATPRGYEPNAIIYMEALKLGADITLTHDPLEAAKGAQVLYTDVWVSMGQEAEASQRRKIKDFTGFQVTPAMLDLIDPDGIFLHCLPAHYGEEVVEEATLHKKSRVFDQAENRLHAQKALLYHLLS; encoded by the coding sequence GTGGCTGAGGTGATTGAGCCGCTTACCAGCCTTAAAGGTCGCGACTTCCTTTCCAACCTCGACCTGTCGCCTGCCGAGTACCGCGCGGTGCTGGATACCGCCCACGCCATGAAGCGGGGGGCTTACAGGGGGCTGCGGCCCCTCGAGGGCCAGACCCTGGCGATGATCTTCGAAAAGCCCTCCCTGCGCACCCGCACCACCTTCGAAGTAGCCATGAACCAGCTCGGCGGGCACGCAGTTAACCTCACCAACGCCGAGATTGGCCTGGGCACCCGCGAGCCGGTGCGTGACATCGCCCTGAACCTCGAGCGCTGGGTGGAGGGCATTATGGCCCGGGTTTACCTGCACTCGACCCTCGAGGAGCTGGCCCGCTACTCTTCCAAGCCGGTCATCAACGGCCTTTCCGACCTGCTGCACCCGGTGCAACTGCTGGCCGACTACCAGACCATCGAGGAGACCTTCCCCGATACCAGGGGCATCAAGGTGGCCTATATTGGCGATGGCAACAACATGGCCAACGCCCATATCCAGTGTGCGGTGCTCTCCGGGGTCAAGCTCACCATCGCCACCCCGCGCGGCTACGAGCCCAACGCCATCATCTACATGGAAGCCCTTAAGCTGGGGGCCGATATCACCCTGACCCACGACCCCCTCGAGGCCGCTAAAGGGGCCCAGGTGCTCTATACCGACGTCTGGGTCTCGATGGGCCAGGAGGCCGAGGCCAGCCAGCGGCGCAAAATCAAAGACTTCACCGGTTTTCAGGTAACCCCGGCCATGCTGGACTTGATTGACCCCGACGGCATTTTTTTACACTGCCTGCCGGCCCACTACGGCGAGGAGGTGGTCGAGGAGGCCACCCTGCACAAAAAGTCCAGGGTCTTCGACCAGGCCGAGAACCGGCTGCACGCGCAAAAAGCCCTTCTCTACCATTTGTTAAGCTAG
- the argC gene encoding N-acetyl-gamma-glutamyl-phosphate reductase gives MSKPKVFIDGEAGTTGLQIRARLQHRNDIEIISIDPAKRKDELERKRLLNMADVAILCLHDDLAKGAVAMLENPETRILDASSAHRVAEGWVYGFPELTPAQPEAIRRARLVSNPGCYPTGVIALLRPLIEAGLLPADFAASVNAISGYSGGGRQLIDAMEGRGEHRLAGDYRAYGLELTHKHIPEMTVYSGLRHPPIFTPAVGRFRQGMLDFIPVHLWALPQKVTAAELHEALAERYQGQRFVRVMPLETYGQHHPVLDPQALNGTNLLELFVYENPAREQALLVARFDNLGKGASGAAVQNLDIMLGLEGPYTYEYFGD, from the coding sequence ATGAGTAAGCCCAAGGTGTTCATTGACGGCGAGGCGGGCACCACCGGCCTGCAAATCCGGGCCCGCTTGCAGCACAGAAACGATATCGAGATCATTTCGATTGACCCGGCTAAGCGCAAGGATGAGCTCGAGCGCAAGCGCCTGCTGAACATGGCAGACGTAGCCATCCTCTGCCTGCACGACGACCTGGCCAAAGGGGCGGTGGCGATGCTGGAGAACCCCGAGACCCGCATCCTGGACGCCAGCTCGGCCCACCGGGTGGCCGAGGGCTGGGTGTACGGCTTCCCGGAGCTCACCCCGGCCCAGCCCGAAGCGATTCGCCGGGCGCGCCTGGTTTCCAACCCCGGCTGCTACCCCACCGGGGTGATCGCCCTCCTGCGGCCCCTAATAGAGGCCGGGCTTTTGCCGGCGGACTTTGCGGCCTCGGTTAACGCCATCTCGGGCTACTCGGGTGGGGGGCGGCAGCTCATAGACGCCATGGAAGGCCGGGGGGAGCACCGCCTGGCCGGGGACTACCGGGCCTATGGCCTCGAGCTTACCCACAAGCACATCCCCGAGATGACCGTCTACTCGGGCCTGCGGCACCCCCCCATCTTCACCCCGGCGGTGGGGCGCTTCCGCCAGGGGATGCTGGACTTCATCCCGGTACACCTGTGGGCCCTGCCGCAAAAGGTTACCGCTGCCGAACTGCACGAAGCCCTCGCGGAGCGCTACCAGGGGCAGCGCTTCGTGCGGGTAATGCCCCTGGAGACCTACGGCCAGCACCACCCGGTGCTCGACCCCCAGGCCCTGAACGGCACCAACCTGCTCGAGCTCTTCGTCTACGAAAACCCCGCGCGCGAGCAGGCCCTGTTGGTAGCGCGTTTCGACAACCTGGGCAAGGGGGCTTCGGGCGCGGCAGTGCAGAACCTCGACATCATGCTGGGCCTGGAAGGGCCTTACACCTACGAGTACTTTGGCGACTGA
- a CDS encoding DsbA family protein: MQLVKIYLDYLCPFAWRGLELAYVVAPQLALELEIRHYSLEQGNHPENAGRPRHTPAWKLAEQPLESSRSLRAFLASHAARQQGKAAHLRFALELFRLRHQERRRLDDETLVEAVGRAGLDLERFMADLEEEESRRLELAADLEAAGEMGVFGTPTFVLPSGDAAYFRFTQLTTEPELAVHLWELFTAVLENGAHIETIRRPQRERASR; this comes from the coding sequence ATGCAGCTGGTGAAGATCTACCTCGACTACCTGTGCCCTTTTGCCTGGCGGGGCCTCGAGCTGGCCTACGTGGTGGCCCCCCAACTGGCGCTGGAGTTGGAAATCAGGCACTACAGCCTGGAGCAGGGCAACCACCCCGAAAACGCAGGCCGGCCGCGCCATACCCCGGCCTGGAAGCTGGCCGAGCAGCCGCTGGAAAGCTCCAGATCGCTCCGGGCTTTTCTGGCCTCGCACGCTGCAAGGCAGCAGGGGAAGGCGGCCCACCTGCGCTTTGCCCTCGAGCTCTTTCGCCTGCGCCACCAAGAACGGCGCAGACTGGACGACGAGACCCTGGTTGAAGCGGTGGGCCGGGCCGGGCTGGACTTGGAGCGCTTCATGGCCGACCTGGAAGAAGAGGAAAGCCGGCGGCTCGAGCTGGCCGCCGACCTCGAGGCCGCCGGTGAAATGGGGGTCTTTGGCACGCCTACCTTCGTGCTGCCCTCGGGCGATGCAGCCTATTTTCGCTTTACTCAGCTCACCACCGAGCCTGAGCTGGCCGTGCACCTGTGGGAGCTATTCACCGCTGTACTGGAAAACGGTGCCCATATCGAGACCATCCGCCGCCCACAGCGGGAGCGGGCCTCCAGGTGA
- a CDS encoding DUF3105 domain-containing protein — MPWVLGGVAALAVLVGGFFWWQGQQAAGSFEALIAQGKAGLPARVITNPDAGRGHSNIGVSLVYATDPPTSGVHWPNWTEPGFYTRPEPKEKLVHALEHGNIVIYYDQPPAEALSQIRAWQRRFTGAWDGLVVVPKQGLGQTIELTAWNKLLRLETWDAALAAAFIDAYRGRGPENPVR; from the coding sequence ATGCCCTGGGTGCTGGGTGGGGTAGCGGCGCTGGCGGTGTTGGTGGGAGGCTTTTTCTGGTGGCAGGGGCAGCAAGCGGCGGGTAGTTTTGAGGCCCTGATTGCCCAGGGCAAGGCGGGATTGCCGGCTCGAGTAATCACCAACCCCGACGCGGGGCGGGGCCATAGCAACATCGGGGTGTCGCTTGTGTATGCCACCGACCCGCCCACCTCGGGGGTGCACTGGCCCAACTGGACGGAGCCGGGGTTTTACACCCGCCCCGAGCCCAAAGAAAAGCTGGTACACGCCCTCGAGCACGGCAACATCGTCATCTACTACGACCAACCCCCAGCCGAGGCCCTGAGCCAGATTCGCGCCTGGCAGCGCCGCTTTACCGGGGCCTGGGATGGCCTGGTGGTGGTGCCCAAGCAAGGGCTGGGTCAGACCATCGAACTCACCGCCTGGAACAAGCTGCTGCGCCTGGAAACCTGGGATGCCGCGCTGGCCGCGGCCTTTATTGATGCCTACCGGGGCCGGGGGCCGGAGAACCCGGTGCGCTGA